The following coding sequences lie in one Bacteroides helcogenes P 36-108 genomic window:
- the ald gene encoding alanine dehydrogenase, whose product MIIGVPKEIKNNENRVGMTPAGVAELVKRGHTVYVQASAGANSGFSDDDYIAAGAKTLPTIEDTYAAAGMIVKVKEPIAPEYKLIKKGQVVFTYFHFAADKLLTEAMIESGAVCIAYETVEKEDHSLPLLTPMSEVAGRMATQVGARFLEKPQGGKGKLMGGVTGVRPARVLVLGGGIVGTNAAQIAAGMGAEVLIADISLPRLRYLSEVLPKNVKTLYSSIHNIKTELPNIDLVIGSVLIPGDKTPHLITRDMLKIMKPGSVLVDVAIDQGGCFETSRPTTHSEPTYVIDDIVHYAVANIPGAVPFTSTMALTNATLPYTVSLACKGWQRACKDDPALASGLNIVEGKVTYEAIADVFGLKYDPIKL is encoded by the coding sequence ATGATTATCGGAGTACCTAAAGAAATCAAGAACAACGAGAATCGTGTAGGAATGACCCCTGCCGGAGTAGCCGAACTGGTGAAACGCGGTCATACCGTGTATGTGCAAGCCTCGGCAGGTGCAAACAGCGGATTCTCTGACGATGACTACATCGCCGCAGGTGCAAAGACCTTACCGACCATTGAAGACACGTATGCCGCCGCCGGCATGATTGTCAAGGTGAAGGAGCCCATCGCACCGGAGTACAAACTGATTAAAAAGGGACAAGTGGTATTTACCTACTTCCACTTTGCAGCCGATAAATTATTGACCGAAGCCATGATTGAAAGCGGAGCTGTCTGCATCGCCTACGAAACCGTAGAGAAAGAGGATCATTCACTTCCGTTGCTCACGCCCATGAGCGAAGTAGCCGGACGCATGGCCACCCAGGTAGGAGCGCGCTTCCTTGAAAAACCTCAAGGCGGGAAAGGAAAACTGATGGGAGGCGTTACCGGTGTACGTCCCGCACGCGTATTGGTGCTGGGTGGCGGTATAGTAGGCACAAACGCCGCACAAATAGCCGCCGGAATGGGCGCCGAGGTTTTAATCGCCGATATAAGCCTTCCCCGCCTGCGCTACCTTAGCGAAGTATTGCCCAAGAATGTGAAAACTCTCTATTCTTCCATCCACAACATCAAGACGGAACTGCCGAATATAGACCTTGTAATCGGCTCCGTTCTTATTCCGGGAGATAAGACACCGCATCTCATCACACGGGATATGCTGAAGATTATGAAACCCGGCAGTGTACTCGTAGATGTCGCTATAGACCAGGGAGGCTGTTTCGAAACTTCCCGTCCCACTACCCACAGTGAGCCCACTTATGTGATAGATGACATCGTACACTACGCAGTGGCAAACATCCCCGGAGCTGTACCTTTCACCTCTACCATGGCACTGACAAATGCTACACTGCCGTACACCGTGTCCCTGGCATGCAAAGGATGGCAGAGAGCTTGCAAAGACGATCCTGCCCTGGCATCGGGACTGAATATAGTGGAAGGAAAAGTAACGTATGAAGCCATAGCAGACGTATTCGGGCTGAAATATGATCCGATAAAACTGTAA
- a CDS encoding NAD(P)H-dependent flavin oxidoreductase, with product MNRVTSLFGIRYPIIQGGMVWCSGWRLASAVSNAGGLGLLGAGSMHPDTLREHIRKCREATHHAFGVNIPLMYPQIEEIMQIVADEGVKIVFTSAGSPKKWTGWLHDRGIIVAHVVSSSHFAGKAEEAGVDAVVAEGFEAGGHNGREETTTLCLVPAVRAVTALPLIAAGGIATGEAMLAVHALGAEGVQVGTRFALTAESSASNAFKDYCLHLEEGDTRLLLKKVSPVRLVRNGFRDAVEAAEATGANEEELRVLLGRGRAKLGIFEGDIEQGELEIGQVSALLCGKGIQSVSAVMQELVEEYGRARERFSVCGDNW from the coding sequence ATGAATAGGGTAACTTCTCTTTTCGGAATAAGATATCCGATTATTCAAGGCGGGATGGTATGGTGCAGTGGTTGGAGGCTTGCTTCCGCGGTAAGTAATGCGGGTGGTCTGGGCTTGTTGGGAGCAGGTTCCATGCATCCTGATACGCTTCGTGAGCATATTCGCAAATGTCGTGAGGCTACTCATCATGCATTTGGTGTAAATATTCCTTTGATGTATCCGCAGATAGAAGAAATAATGCAGATAGTGGCGGACGAAGGTGTGAAGATTGTATTTACTTCCGCAGGCAGTCCCAAGAAGTGGACGGGCTGGCTGCACGATCGTGGCATAATTGTGGCACATGTCGTCTCTTCTTCACATTTTGCCGGGAAGGCGGAAGAAGCGGGGGTTGATGCCGTAGTTGCCGAGGGATTTGAAGCCGGAGGGCATAATGGAAGGGAAGAAACCACTACTTTGTGCCTTGTGCCTGCTGTACGGGCCGTCACTGCGTTGCCATTGATTGCTGCCGGAGGTATTGCTACCGGCGAGGCAATGCTTGCCGTCCATGCATTGGGAGCAGAAGGGGTGCAAGTCGGCACACGTTTCGCACTGACGGCAGAGAGTTCCGCCAGTAATGCATTCAAGGATTATTGTTTGCATCTGGAAGAAGGCGATACTCGGCTGTTATTGAAAAAGGTATCTCCTGTACGTCTTGTGCGCAACGGTTTTCGCGATGCTGTGGAAGCGGCTGAGGCTACCGGTGCGAATGAGGAGGAACTACGCGTGCTTTTAGGACGTGGGCGGGCCAAACTGGGGATTTTTGAAGGCGACATTGAACAGGGAGAGCTGGAGATAGGGCAAGTCTCTGCTCTGCTTTGCGGAAAAGGGATACAATCAGTATCGGCGGTGATGCAGGAGTTAGTTGAAGAATACGGAAGAGCACGCGAAAGATTCTCTGTTTGCGGAGATAATTGGTAG
- a CDS encoding M23 family metallopeptidase: MKYSIFLPFLFFVGSVQNGYAQETSSTGKVSFAPPFDFPMTFAGNFGEIRANHFHGGLDFKTGGVIGKPVRALANGYISRIRVTHGSGYVLDVVYDNGYSTICRHLSAFVGKVAERVEKLQYEKESWEVEIVPKPDEYPVKVGQVIALSGNTGYSFGPHLHLDVIETKTGDYVDPLPFFTDKVKDNTAPRAEGIILFPQPGKGVVEGRQACQTFPARPVKAITAWGMVGTGIRAYDYMDGVPNKYGVKTVILEVDGKEVFRSVIDRYAYDENLYINSWTYGQYMKSFIEPGNHLRMLTASNGNRGVVEINEERPYQFVYTLSDALGNTSKVRFTIQGEKTDISPVEHREKYAFKWDKVNFLQEPGLELVVPKGMLYDNVWLNYAVRADSGDIAFTYQLNDTRIPMHGACEMSIGLRCRPVEDMTKYYVAGVTARGGKYSVGGKYEDGSMKVRIRDLATYTVAVDTIPPEIFPVNKARWGSSGRVVFKAKDRETGISSYRGTIDGKYALFGKLNSISGNIVCELNPNRVKKGGKHLVEMTVTDGCGNRTTERWEFLW; the protein is encoded by the coding sequence ATGAAGTATTCTATATTTCTTCCTTTTCTATTTTTTGTAGGCAGTGTGCAGAATGGATATGCGCAAGAGACTTCCAGTACCGGCAAGGTTTCTTTTGCTCCCCCCTTTGATTTTCCCATGACTTTTGCCGGTAATTTCGGAGAGATACGCGCCAATCACTTTCATGGCGGACTTGACTTCAAGACCGGCGGCGTCATCGGCAAACCGGTGCGTGCTCTGGCCAATGGGTATATTTCACGTATTCGTGTGACTCATGGTTCCGGCTATGTGCTCGATGTGGTTTATGACAACGGTTATTCCACCATTTGCCGCCACCTCAGCGCCTTTGTGGGTAAGGTGGCCGAACGAGTGGAGAAACTTCAGTATGAAAAGGAGAGTTGGGAAGTAGAGATTGTTCCTAAACCGGACGAGTATCCTGTGAAGGTGGGGCAGGTCATTGCCCTAAGCGGCAATACGGGATATTCTTTCGGCCCTCATCTGCATTTGGATGTAATTGAAACAAAGACAGGAGATTATGTGGACCCTTTGCCTTTTTTTACGGATAAGGTGAAGGATAACACGGCTCCGCGTGCTGAGGGAATCATACTGTTTCCGCAACCGGGAAAGGGAGTTGTGGAAGGCAGGCAAGCCTGTCAGACATTCCCTGCCAGACCGGTGAAAGCCATTACGGCATGGGGGATGGTAGGAACGGGTATCCGTGCGTATGACTATATGGATGGAGTGCCCAATAAATATGGTGTGAAAACCGTTATCTTGGAGGTGGACGGCAAAGAGGTGTTCCGTAGCGTGATAGACCGCTATGCGTACGATGAAAACCTCTATATTAATTCGTGGACGTATGGGCAATACATGAAGTCTTTCATAGAGCCGGGCAACCATTTGCGTATGTTGACTGCATCCAATGGTAACCGGGGGGTGGTGGAGATCAATGAAGAACGACCCTATCAGTTTGTCTATACCTTGAGTGATGCATTGGGCAATACATCCAAAGTTCGCTTTACCATACAAGGGGAAAAAACGGATATCTCGCCGGTGGAGCACCGTGAAAAGTATGCATTCAAGTGGGATAAAGTGAATTTCCTCCAGGAGCCTGGACTGGAATTGGTAGTTCCTAAGGGGATGCTTTATGACAATGTCTGGCTTAACTATGCCGTGCGGGCTGATAGCGGGGATATTGCTTTTACCTATCAACTTAACGATACACGTATCCCCATGCATGGAGCCTGCGAAATGAGTATAGGCCTGCGATGTCGTCCGGTGGAAGATATGACGAAATATTATGTGGCGGGTGTCACCGCCCGTGGTGGAAAGTACAGCGTTGGTGGAAAGTATGAAGACGGCTCCATGAAGGTCCGTATTCGTGACTTGGCTACTTATACGGTTGCCGTAGATACCATTCCTCCCGAAATCTTTCCGGTGAACAAGGCCCGGTGGGGGAGTAGCGGACGTGTCGTGTTTAAAGCAAAAGACCGGGAAACAGGTATCAGTAGCTATCGTGGTACGATTGACGGGAAATACGCCTTGTTTGGCAAACTGAATTCCATCAGTGGGAATATCGTTTGCGAACTGAACCCGAACCGTGTGAAGAAAGGTGGGAAACATCTTGTAGAGATGACTGTGACGGACGGGTGCGGCAACCGGACGACGGAACGATGGGAGTTTCTGTGGTAG
- a CDS encoding C69 family dipeptidase — protein MKNKRLTLFVLLAVASVVNALACTNLIVGKNASTDGSTIVSYSADSYGLFGELYHYPAGLHKKGTLIDIHEWDTGKYLGRIEQARQTYNVIGNMNEFQLTIGETTFGGRPELVDTTGIIDYGSLIYLGLQRSRTAREAIKVMTELVQEYGYYSGGESFTIADPNEIWIMEMIGKGPGVRGAVWVAVRVPDDCISAHANQSRIHQFNMNDKENCMYSSDVISFAREKGYFEGVNKDFSFAGAYAPLDFGARRYCEARVWSYFNMFTDRGNEFLPYILGETDTPMPLFLKPNRKISVQDVKNAMRDHYEGTPLDISKDFGAGPFHTPYRLSPLSFKVGDQEYFNERPISTQQTGFVFVAQMRSELPDAVGGVLWFGTDDANMTVFTPVYCCTDKIPACYTRVDGADYITFSWNSAFWIFNWVANMVYPRYDLMINDVRATQTELETAFNEAQEGIEATAAKLLEKDPAKAKAFLTNYTNMTAQSTFDTWKRLGEFLIVKYNDGVVKRMKEGKFERNAIGQPAGVIRPGYPKEFLEEYVKQTGNRYRIPE, from the coding sequence ATGAAAAACAAAAGGCTGACTCTTTTCGTCTTATTGGCGGTTGCATCTGTGGTAAATGCCCTGGCTTGTACCAATCTTATTGTAGGCAAAAATGCCTCGACAGACGGTTCTACAATCGTTTCTTACTCTGCCGACTCTTATGGTCTGTTCGGTGAGCTGTACCACTATCCCGCCGGCCTGCACAAGAAAGGTACACTGATTGATATCCATGAGTGGGACACCGGCAAGTATCTCGGCCGTATAGAGCAGGCGCGCCAGACTTACAACGTCATCGGTAATATGAACGAATTTCAGCTTACCATCGGCGAAACGACTTTCGGCGGACGTCCCGAGTTGGTTGATACAACCGGTATCATTGATTATGGAAGTCTGATTTATTTAGGGTTGCAGCGTTCGCGTACTGCCCGTGAAGCCATTAAAGTAATGACGGAGCTGGTACAGGAATATGGATATTACAGCGGTGGCGAGTCTTTTACCATCGCCGATCCTAATGAGATATGGATTATGGAGATGATCGGTAAAGGACCCGGTGTGCGTGGAGCTGTCTGGGTGGCTGTCCGTGTGCCTGATGACTGCATTTCTGCCCATGCCAATCAAAGCCGCATCCATCAATTTAATATGAATGACAAGGAAAATTGTATGTATTCTTCTGATGTTATCTCTTTTGCGCGTGAGAAAGGTTATTTCGAGGGGGTAAACAAAGATTTCAGTTTTGCCGGTGCATACGCTCCGCTTGATTTTGGCGCCCGTCGTTATTGTGAGGCTCGTGTATGGAGCTATTTTAATATGTTTACCGACCGTGGCAATGAGTTTTTGCCTTATATATTGGGTGAGACAGATACTCCGATGCCGCTTTTCTTGAAACCGAATCGTAAAATCTCCGTTCAGGATGTCAAGAACGCCATGCGCGACCATTACGAAGGAACTCCCCTTGATATCAGCAAGGATTTCGGAGCCGGACCGTTCCATACTCCGTACCGTCTTTCTCCTCTTTCTTTCAAGGTAGGTGATCAGGAATATTTCAATGAACGTCCTATTTCTACCCAGCAAACAGGATTCGTATTCGTTGCCCAAATGCGTTCTGAACTACCCGATGCCGTTGGTGGTGTATTGTGGTTCGGTACGGATGATGCCAACATGACGGTGTTTACTCCTGTATATTGTTGTACGGATAAAATCCCCGCATGCTACACCCGGGTGGACGGCGCCGATTACATTACTTTTTCCTGGAACTCCGCTTTCTGGATTTTCAACTGGGTGGCCAATATGGTTTATCCCCGCTATGACCTTATGATTAATGATGTTCGTGCCACTCAGACAGAGTTGGAGACAGCCTTCAACGAAGCGCAGGAAGGCATTGAGGCTACTGCCGCAAAACTATTGGAGAAAGACCCCGCTAAAGCAAAAGCCTTCCTTACAAATTATACAAACATGACGGCACAAAGCACTTTTGATACTTGGAAGCGCCTTGGCGAATTCCTTATCGTGAAGTATAATGATGGTGTTGTCAAGCGTATGAAGGAGGGGAAGTTCGAGCGTAATGCCATCGGCCAGCCTGCCGGAGTCATCCGTCCGGGATATCCCAAGGAATTTCTTGAAGAATACGTCAAGCAAACGGGAAATAGATACAGAATACCTGAATAA